The Flexivirga aerilata sequence GTGCTCGCCTCGCGCATGCGGGCGCAGCGCAGCTATCGCAGCAACTTCGTGATCGACCTGATCAGCTCGGGTCTGGTCGGGCTCATCGAGCTGGCCGAGGTGTGGCTGCTCTTCCACCAGGTGGGGCTGCTCGGCGGCCTCACCTTCGAGCAGGTGCTGCTGGTCTTCGGCATCGGCGACCTGTGCTTCTCCCTGGCCGACCTTTTCGTCGGGCACCTCGACAACATCCCGACCTACATCCGCAAGGGCACGCTCGACGTCTTCTACCTGCGGCCGCAGCCGCTGCTGCTGCAACTGATGACGAGCGACATCTCGTTGCGGCGTCTCACCCGCGCCGCGATCGGCCTGGCCTCCATCGTGATTGCGTTGAGCATCAACCCGATTCAGTGGTCGCCGGCCAAGGTCGCGCTGCTCGCACTGACGATCGTCTGCGGGCTGGTCACCTACGCCTCGCTCTACGTGTGGGCGGCCGGCGTGCAGTTCTTCATGGTCAACGGAGCGGAGTTCACCAACGCGTTCGTGTATGGCGGGCGCTACGCCTCGACCCAGCCCGCGGCGGTCTGGTCGGCACCGCTGAAGGTGCTCTTCGGTTTCGTCTTCCCGGTGGCACTCGTGGCCTACGTGCCCACTCTGCGACTGCTCGACCTGCCCGGACCCGCCGGCTTCCCGACCTGGCTCGCGTGGTGCACCCCCCCTCGCGGCGCTGTGGATGGCGGGCTTCGGCCTGACGATGTGGCGCTTCGGCGTACGGCACTACCAAGGAGGGGGCGGCTGACATGGACTCGGTTGTCGAAACACACGGTCTGACAAGGGAATTCGTCCGCCGCGGTAAGGGCGCGAAGCTGCTGACCCGGTCCGCGCTGCGAGCGGTGGACGACCTCAGCATCACCATCGCACCGGGCGACTCCGTGGGCTACATCGGCGCGAACGGCGCCGGCAAGTCCACCACGATCAAGATGCTGGTCGGCATCCTGGTGCCGACCAGCGGCACGGTGCGCACCTGCGGCCTCGACCCGCTGAAGCAGCGTCGCGAGCTCGCCGCGCGCGTCGGCGTCGTCTTCGGCCAGCGGTCGCAGCTGTGGTGGGACCTGCCGGTGCGCGAGTCGTTCGAGATCCTCTCCGCGATCCACCGGTTGCCGCCGAGCCGCTCCCGCGCCCGCACCGACGAACTCGTCGACCGTCTCGAGCTCGGGGAGTTTCTCGCCACCCCGGTGCGACAGCTCTCGCTCGGCCAGCGGATGCGGGCCGAGGTCGCGGCCGCGCTGCTGCACCAGCCGCAGCTGGTGATCCTCGACGAGCCCACGATCGGCCTGGACGTGTTGTCCAAGCAGCGGTTGCGAGAGTTCCTGATCGGGGAGCGGCGGTCGCACGGGACGACGCTGCTGCTCACCACCCACGACATGGGCGACATCGAGCGTCTCTGCGACCGGGTGCTGGTGGTCGACCACGGGCGGGTGGTGCACGACGGCGACCTCGACGGGCTGGCCCGTGCGGCCGGCGCCGGCCGCACACTGGTGGTCGACCTGACCGGTGCGACGCCGGACCTGACCGGCATACCCCACACGACCCATGTGAGCAGTGAGGTCGACGGCGCCCGGCAGCGGCTGGGTTTCGACTCCGAGTCCACGACCGCCGCAGCCGTGCTGGCGGCGGTCAGCGAGCGCGCCGAAGTGCGGGACCTGTCGATCGAGGAACCGGACATCGAGGACGTCGTACGACGCATCTATCGCGCACGTCGCTGACCGCCAAAAGCCCCGCGATTGCAGCGTTTTCGCCGGCCTCATCCGATCGGGTGACCGGCTACTGATCGGTCGCTTAGTTCATCGATCAGCTAAACTCAATGGCCGCACGACGAGATCCACCACCGAAATCGAGGGTCTCTGGGAAGCGCCCGGCGGCCCCGATCTCACGGTTCCACGAGGTCAGAGCGAGGTTCGCGAGCAGGTCACCGGGCGGGCTCAGAGATCCTCGCCAACGATGTCTCGCGGCCCCGCCCTCAGGCGGAGCCGCGGGGCGAGGAGAACCGTGACCACGACTGTCGGCACTCGACCCGACCACGACGCGCCACTCACCCCGAAGGCGCGTCACTTCCTGCAACGACTGACGCTCGCCACCGGCGGCGGCATGTTCATCGACGGCTTCGTCTTCGCCACCTTCGCCTCGGCGATGGCCGGCAAGGCCAAGTCGGAGCTCGGCGTCAGCACGGTGTGGGAGAGCTGGATCTCCGCATCGGTGCTGATCGGCACCTTCTTCGGCGGCCTGCTGCTCGGCTACATCACCGACCGCATCGGCCGGAAGCCGATGTTCACCTTCGACCTGCTGCTGTTCAGCGTCTGCGCGCTGCTGCTGTTCTTCGTCACCGCGCCGTGGCAGGTGTTCGTGCTCGGCATACTCATGGGCCTGGCGGTGGGCGCCGACTACTCGATCGGCTCACCACTGCTCGGCGAGTTCGCCCAGCGCAAGACGCGCGGGCACTACCTGGGTTTGCTCGAGATCGGCTGGAACGTCGGCTACGTCATCGCCTACCTGATCGGTTACCTGATCAACACCTACGAGCCCGGCTGGTGGCGCATCATCCTCGGGATGAGCATCGTGCCGGCGGTGATCAGCCTGATCATCCGGCACGGCCTGCCGGAGTCGCCGCGCTGGCTGGTCAGCAAGGGCCGCACCGACGAGGCGGTGGCGATCTACCGCGACGAGCTCGACCTGCAAAACCCCGGCGACCTGCTCGACGAGCCGGAGCAGGAGACCCGCTGGACCGTGCTCTTCTCCAAGCAGTACATCCGGCGCACGCTCTTCGCGTCGTTGTCGTGGAGTGCGATCGTGATGCCCTACTTCGCGCTCACCTTCTTCGGGCCGGACATCCTCAAGTCACTCGGGATGGGCAGCGACTCCCTGCTCGGCGCGCTGCTCGGCACGATCATCGCGCTGATCGGCGCCGCCATCTCCTGGAAGCTGGTCGACCGGGTCGGGCGACGCATGGTCGTCATCTGGCCGATGTTCGGCTGCGCGATCGCGTTGTTCCTGGCCTCGATGTACATGCACCTGCCGATCATCTTCGGCATCGTCGCCTACTTCGGCTACCTGTTCTCCTACGGGATCATGAGCATCACCACCGGCATCTACCCGGAGGAGATCTTCCCCAGCTCGGTGCGCGCGTCCGGCGTCGGCCTCGCCAGCTCCATCAGCCGGATCGCCGCGGCGATCGGCACCTGGGGGCTGCCCTACGTGCGCGACGGCTTCGGGGTGTCGACGGTGCTGATCATCCTCGCGGTGGTGTCGGCGCTCGGTGGCGTGCTGTCCTACGCCTGGGCGCCGGAGACCAACGGCAAGGCGCTCACCGAGACCTCGCACGAGAACGACCCGCACACCTACCAGCGCAGGTCGCGCACCGCACAGCCGGCCTGACAGTCGTCCAACCAATGTGACGTTCGTCGCACCCGCCGGATCGACGATCCGCGTCGTGCGCTGAGTGCTGCGGCATACCCATCGGTAGCCGAAGCACGCCGCGCACGTCCGGCATTTTTAGGCCAGTTGACCAAGTGGTCACACGGGCACCTAGGCCTTTATGGTCGTTTCGTGGTCACCAGCCGGCCCCGCCGCCGTCCCGTTTCCCGCGCGCTCGCCGCCGGCAGCCTCGTGCTCGCCGCGGGCGGGCTGCTCAGCGGATGTGACATCGGCGACCGCGCCGAGGCGAAGACCCACTGGACCGAGGTCTCGACCCCTCCGGCCCCGACGACGACCACGGCGTCGACCAGCCCGCTGCGTGACCAGCCGGTCGATTCACCCGATGTCTGCGGGAGCGGCGCCGGCCTGCCCGTGCTGGTGATCAGTGGTTCGCTGACCTGTGCCGAGGCGCTGCGCGTGGTGCGTGAGAACGCCGGCCAGGTGCAGACGATGCAGCAGGAGCACCGGTCGGGCGGCGTCGGCGAGTGGCTGTGCGAACCGATCGGCCGGGCCGCGGTGGCCGCCTCGGCCAACCCGATCATCTGCTCGGCCCGCAACAGCACCGTGCAGATCGGCTGACGCACCACCTCCCCGAGACCGGGCGAGACCGGCCGGTCAGGCGGGGAAGGTCAGCAGCATGCGGTGGTTGCCGAGCGTGTTGGGCTTGACCCGATCGAGGTCGAGGAACTCCGCGACGCCCTCGTCATACGACTGCAGCATCTCGGCGTAGACGTCCGGGGTGACCGGGTCGCCGTCGATCTCGGCAAAGCCGTGCGCGGCGAAGAAGCCCACCTCGAAGGTGAGGCAGAAGACCCGCCGCACCGACAGGTCCCGCGCCCGCTCCAGCAGGGCGGCGAGCAGACTGCTGCCGATCCCCTGGCCCTTCTCGTCCGCGTCGACCGCGAGCGTGCGGACCTCCGCGACGTCCTCCCACATCACGTGCAGCGCCCCGCACCCGACGATGCGCCCGGCGCGCTCGACGACGAGGAACTCCTGCACACCCTCGTAATAGGCGACCACCGGCTTCGGCACGATCGCCCGCGCATCGACGTATGGCGCAACAAGCTCGCGGATGCCGCGCACGTCAGTGGCGCGGGCGGGCCGCATCGTCAGCTCCGGGTCCCTCACAATCGCGCAGCGTACTGAAGCCGCCGGCGACCCCATCCGGCCGCACCGATGACCGCACCGATGAGTTCGGCACGCGGGCACGGTCTACTTGGGCGCACCGCATCACCACCGACATCACATTCGACCTGGAGGGCACCATGAGCGACACCGGAATCCAGCAGTTCAGCCTCGTCTGCATCGTCACCCCCGAGCAGGACAAGGCGGTCGAGTTCTACGAGGGCCTCGGCTTCGAGAAGCGGGTCGACCAACCGTTCGGCGGCGGCTACCGCTGGATCGAGGTCTACCTGCCGGGCGGCGAGACCGGGGTGGCGCTCGCGCCGCCGCCGGAGGGGCACGAGTTCCAGCCGCAGAACACCGGCATCACGTTGACCACCAAGGA is a genomic window containing:
- a CDS encoding ABC transporter ATP-binding protein, encoding MDSVVETHGLTREFVRRGKGAKLLTRSALRAVDDLSITIAPGDSVGYIGANGAGKSTTIKMLVGILVPTSGTVRTCGLDPLKQRRELAARVGVVFGQRSQLWWDLPVRESFEILSAIHRLPPSRSRARTDELVDRLELGEFLATPVRQLSLGQRMRAEVAAALLHQPQLVILDEPTIGLDVLSKQRLREFLIGERRSHGTTLLLTTHDMGDIERLCDRVLVVDHGRVVHDGDLDGLARAAGAGRTLVVDLTGATPDLTGIPHTTHVSSEVDGARQRLGFDSESTTAAAVLAAVSERAEVRDLSIEEPDIEDVVRRIYRARR
- a CDS encoding VOC family protein, which codes for MSDTGIQQFSLVCIVTPEQDKAVEFYEGLGFEKRVDQPFGGGYRWIEVYLPGGETGVALAPPPEGHEFQPQNTGITLTTKDIDATYEAMKKQGVDVDAEIMRGEGPVPSLFWFRDPSGHTLMVVESE
- a CDS encoding ABC transporter permease, producing the protein MSGNLHQTSDASKTSRADQAPGRLAAYRAVLASRMRAQRSYRSNFVIDLISSGLVGLIELAEVWLLFHQVGLLGGLTFEQVLLVFGIGDLCFSLADLFVGHLDNIPTYIRKGTLDVFYLRPQPLLLQLMTSDISLRRLTRAAIGLASIVIALSINPIQWSPAKVALLALTIVCGLVTYASLYVWAAGVQFFMVNGAEFTNAFVYGGRYASTQPAAVWSAPLKVLFGFVFPVALVAYVPTLRLLDLPGPAGFPTWLAWCTPPRGAVDGGLRPDDVALRRTALPRRGRLTWTRLSKHTV
- a CDS encoding MFS transporter, which gives rise to MTTTVGTRPDHDAPLTPKARHFLQRLTLATGGGMFIDGFVFATFASAMAGKAKSELGVSTVWESWISASVLIGTFFGGLLLGYITDRIGRKPMFTFDLLLFSVCALLLFFVTAPWQVFVLGILMGLAVGADYSIGSPLLGEFAQRKTRGHYLGLLEIGWNVGYVIAYLIGYLINTYEPGWWRIILGMSIVPAVISLIIRHGLPESPRWLVSKGRTDEAVAIYRDELDLQNPGDLLDEPEQETRWTVLFSKQYIRRTLFASLSWSAIVMPYFALTFFGPDILKSLGMGSDSLLGALLGTIIALIGAAISWKLVDRVGRRMVVIWPMFGCAIALFLASMYMHLPIIFGIVAYFGYLFSYGIMSITTGIYPEEIFPSSVRASGVGLASSISRIAAAIGTWGLPYVRDGFGVSTVLIILAVVSALGGVLSYAWAPETNGKALTETSHENDPHTYQRRSRTAQPA
- a CDS encoding amino-acid N-acetyltransferase, with protein sequence MRPARATDVRGIRELVAPYVDARAIVPKPVVAYYEGVQEFLVVERAGRIVGCGALHVMWEDVAEVRTLAVDADEKGQGIGSSLLAALLERARDLSVRRVFCLTFEVGFFAAHGFAEIDGDPVTPDVYAEMLQSYDEGVAEFLDLDRVKPNTLGNHRMLLTFPA